The genomic segment TGATACCAGAGCAGACGCTGCTGTTATATTTAGCTTTCTTGGTTGTCCCATTTGCTTGCGAGCCGCGGTGAAAAAAACGTCTGCTTTGGTGCTTGTAGTTTTAAACAATGGGTGAAAATGAACGGGGCTGATCTGGGCCGTTCGCTCTCTTCTACTCACTCCACCCACTCCATAGCATTTCAGATTTCCCTTTGCTTttacttcttcctcctcctcttcttttttcttctctttctctctctttggcaTGATTCCGTGCATCTGAGATTGGCTTCGAACTCACTCTTTCTCTGTAGCattggatgaccttgaactccaatCCCTtgacctccacctcccaagtggtaggattacaCTGGCTTGTACCACCGGGCTGGTTTGTGAGTTACTTgggttgaacccagagctttttGTGTTAGCACTCTGgctgagccacacccacagtcctctgcttccttctcagaGACCTTACCTTTTAACCCTCTATGTGCCAATCTTTTGGCATCCGGTTCTGTGacatcagagagagcagagagttgTGAATTCCAGAGTGGGAGACTTACTCTTTGGACCCTGATATTCCAAGAGCCCTTTGGCTCAGGAGGCTAAGGACTTTCCCAGGTCATATGCCCAGCCCTCACTGCCACCTGGAGTAGagtcctgtcctcctcctccttgccctTATTCTTTAGCCCATGCCTGGCACCTTATACTGAAAACATTCTGCCTCACTGCTGTTTGTTATCCAGCAGGACCATTAGCAAAGGAGAGACATTATCAAGACAATAATGCTTTCTGTGTGTCACTCATTCTTCTTAGTGATTACTGGCCAACTTCTGAAGGAGAACTTACTGATGAAGGAAGCTTTGAGAGGCCAGGGGCACATTGCTGCTAAGTGTAGTAGGTTTGCCAGACCcctggatattttctttcatttatttcctctTGTAAGCATATTGGGCCCATTTGTTTTCCTTGACCTTGGGGGTCAATATCCTGTGCATATCAATTCACATAGGCGATTTGTGGGAAACAGTTAAATCATCTACCATATAATAACAACTCAATTAAGAAAGAATTATAAAAACAGAATGGAAaagaatgtatatattttgttttactacACAGCATGGCTAATTCCTAAGAGTATTAGACATTCAAAGTACAAATTCCAGCAGCAGGTTACAACATGCAAAGAACTCATTTTCCCATTGTAGGTCAGAGTCTGCTGCTATTTAAAGGCAAACACTTGCAGGAAGTGGGCACCTTCAGCCACTGCTATCACCTTTAAATAAGGCTTTGAATTGTACGCTTCTTGGTTTATCTGACTTTGCACAAGTCAAAGGCAAAACTTGCTTATCTTGTGCCAATAGCTAGTTGGTTTTCAAAGTTCTATAACCTTGAATAGACTGAagtctgaattttattttattagatactttTATAACTGGAATTTTTTTCCTGCACCATCTCCCATGAGGAAAAACCCATGGGAAACCCAGTCTATAAGGTGTATAGAATTTAAGGAAAAACCCATGGGAAACCCAGTCTATAAGGTGTATAGAATTTAAGGAAAACCCAGTCTATAAGGTGTATAGAATTTCCCATTGCTTTTCTAATTCTAGTCTTAAGTTCTAATGAAGAAAAGTGATCTTGAAGCTCTCTCTCTGATTCCAGGTGACTTGCTGAGGCTAAAGCTCCCAGACCCGACTGACTGGATGTAAGATAGGCAAGGGGAAGGGAGACCTGGGCTTGATTTGAGCTACACATAGTGCTTTCTCGGCAAGCTGGGATTTCCCCCACGCCCATATGGAGCTGCATGCACACCTCTCTTTAAACAGAGGCTTATGGACACTCCAAACTATAGCTCCTTAGCAACGACCCTCAGTAAGTCCTTTTGGTGACCAAGTATATCCTGAAACTAGGGAACATGGCTAGATCCAACATATACTGGCTTTGGGTGCATGCACAGTCAGGCAAACTATGACCTTAAAATGAACAtttagtgggaaaaaaaatccctatttGCCCTCTTTTGGCTGTGCCTAATTGGGAGCAGACAGGATTAAACTCAAATGCATTGTGGGAAAGGATGTGAACTACAGCTTACATAACCCATATAAATTAGAACCAAATGACACCCCTCTGCTAGCAGTCAGCTCCTACCCCGTCTTGAACCCACCAAAGGAAGCCACAGGCTTGTCCGCTCCAGCTCAAGTAGTCTGTTGGTGTCTTGTAGAGTACCTGGCCTGTACCACGTCTGTGCTTCTGAACAGAATTCCTTTTTGATCTGTGTacactttcaattttttaaatacagTACCAAGAACCCCAAGACACCCATTTGGAACAGAAACCTCTGGTACTAGGTGGGTTCAGATTCTGGTCACTCACCAGAGGACCATGCCTTATGTCTTCCCCCTTTAAAGTAAAGGGGGTAAAGTGAAACTTGCTGGGTTACCTCATCTAAGCATGTTAGTACAGACAGCACAGTAGAGTCAAGTTGTGGATAACTTTCTATAAAGTCAAGTTTCAGAAATAGCAGGGCCCACCTGGTTGACAGTGGCACATGCAGAAGCTTCATCCAGATCTCAGGTGGTCTGGCTGTGAAGGCAGGTGTCATCGCTAATGAGACACAAGACCCTGGACAGCGTCTGTTCTCTGGTTGTCTCTGCAATGTCCCTTGCTCTAGGTCTCTACTTTTTAGAAGGAATTTTATGTACAAGTTAGTAATTTTCTCaggacagttttttgtttttgttttttcctgtcaTTTATTCTTCCCCTCCAGatagtttttggtttgtttttattttaagccaGGATGAGCACAGTTAGTGTCCAGAAGGTCCTTCATCTCCAAACTAGCTTGTCTTCATGTCAGGAGATGGGTGGGACCATttatgagtgtgggctttaagcgCACAGAGGAGTCAGATGGGTACAGATGCTTCAGGAGCAGCACTGTGCAGGGAGCTGCAGAGAGCCACAAGGAACAGGGTCACCTTGTGCAGAACTCCAGACCCACCTCTGTTTGCTCTCTGTTCACAGGACTCTCCCTATCAAAGATGTGGCTTCCTAATGTGCTCTACCCTGGAAGCTCTGCATTGAccagtttctctgtctctcccagatCAGAACTTCCAGCTCCTTGGACCCGACCTTCCAGCTGCCTCTCATGCTTGTGTGTACCGGTTGCATCAATCAGAAGTGAACTCACAGTTGGCCCGCCATGAACTGGAAGGtgagaatagttttaaaaagtatattctggttttgttttttgttttgtttttgtctttccacATATGATATCTGTCACACTAGCAGAAAACCTGAGCTCACAGGGTCTGGAAATTCCTTGCTGTGGATGTGAGGTGGGTGATGACAGACAGCATTTGATGGAGAATAGAAGTAGGTAAGACTTCTCACTTCAGAACCCAGTGAGCAAAGTGGAAAGACAAACCAGAGTCCCTTAAACCTCTGTGGACATAATTCCAGTGACCTGAGAACCTCCTAAAAGGCCCACTCTCTGAAGGTTTGCTGCAGTTCATGGTAGCACCACCAGGGGGCCAAGCCTTTAACACACACCATAGCATTGAAGATTGTTAAGAGCAACATGGTAAAAAAACGACTATATCAGTAGAGTGGATATTCTGTATCAGTAGAGCAGACACACTGTTTCAGTAGAGTAGCTGATACTCTGTTTCAGTAGAGTAGATACACTGTTTCAGTAGATACTCTGTATCAGTAGATACAGTATCAGTAGACACACTGTTATCAGTAGAGTAGGTACACTGTATCAGTAGAGTAGATACTCTGTTTCAGTAGAGTAGATACTCTGTATCAGTAGATACTGTATCAGTAGAGTGATATTTTTAGGAATTGTATCTGTTCTCCAACAGTCTCATATCTATATCCATCTGATGGTCCTCACTCCTGGCTCTTTATCTCTTCCCACTCCTGTGAACTTCCCTTCCTCCTTATAAACCCCTACTCACACCCATGCCTTCTTTAATTTTGTGACTTACTGAGTCTCTGTTACCATGGGTTTAGGACTGTTCAAGGGAGCCTGCTGGGAgtggagctttaaaaaaaataataataataataaataataaagtagacAAAAGATAATCACATTTAATGTTTCAACCATGTAAAACTTGTGACTTTACATTTGTTCTCCAGACTGCTGGAGGAAGGCTGGGCCGTTCTTTGAGTGTGCCTCTCCTAACTTCAGACTGCCTCACTTTTCTGCAAACATTGGCCTTTAAAGCTCCACTTAGCAGTCCTTGCTTTTGCTTCTTTGAAGCAGATGTACTGGGTGAATGCTAGTGCTTCTGTTTGGAGTGCTCCCGAGGTGGTATGATGGTATTTAGAGGTGGAGCCTCTGGCCGTGTGGCTCCCTCATGTGTGGGACCAGTGCCTGTGGTGGCAATCTCAGTTCTGGGAACAGAAATAAGCCGTTCCTTCTTAAATCTGTTCTTATCGGGGTGCTTTATCACGGTGACAGAAAAGTCAATAAAGCATTGAGTGCCCTGACAAAACAGAGCCCAAAGAGCTGCCTAGCCCACTTTCTGCTGCATGAGGACACAAGTCTGTCCCACGTTCTGGAAGAGGCCCTTGTTAGCATCCATCAGCCTCCACACATCCGTTTATAACTTTGATGCACAAGCCTGAGGGGAAGACAGTGGCCTGAGATCTTACAGAACTTCCAGTTTGTGTGGATGTGATCCTCATCCATAATCTTGTCCAGCTGTTTTGCCAAAGGCATTGGTTTTTTTCTAGCCACatttgattctctcaaagaactcAACTCAGTTTTCATGGAAGCCACCTTTTAAAAGGTCATCAATTACCCATGGGAGCACCAAGGACAAGTTGAACTGATTGGGAAATAAATGAAAGAGATTCCTATAAAAACATTAGATTTAGCAGTTGGAACTGAGGTGGGGGCAGGCAGAGCATAGCCTGCTGGCTGTCTGCATATGGCTATGGGAAAGGGCAggattttttcatttaaatgccCAAGAGCCTTGAGGTAAGGTGGGAGTTGGTTAAAAGAACAGCTGATTAGCCAGGCTGGTACACACCTACAATGCcagaaggtgggagggagagacagaaggatccagtAGAGATAGGACCAGGTAAAGATAGGTAGAcagagttcagggctagccttgACTACACAGGGCGGCTGAAGTCAGACAGGTCCtaggagcttgctggccagccagtggaGCTCAAATCCTGAGCTTCATGTTCAGTAAGAGAAAACCAATCCTCATGCAGGCACGAGCAAGTGGACCAGCACACATAacatgcagtcacacacacaggaggacatgtacacacacgcactcatacacacacacattcatgcttacattcacatgcacacacatgtatgcacacttaacacacatacacatgaacacatgcttgaacacacacctgcactcatacacacatgaacacacatgcacataaacacatacacacatacccacttacacacataaacatgtgtacacacatgaatgaatgcacacacccactcacataaacacatgtacacatgcatgcacacacatacatgcatgcatgtttgcactcacatgcacatacacacacactaacacagttacacactcatacacatgaacatgtgtttgaacacacacctgcacacacacacacacatgaacatgtgtacacatatacatacgtgcacacacatgcacgcactcacacatgaacaaatgcacacatgcacgcacacacatatgcacacacacacaacttcacacactcacacacagttaATCTCACCCACCCCAGCAGTAGTCATTTCCTCCCTACAGGTCTGCAGATTTTGAGAGCTAAAAGGAGCTTAAAGGATAAGAGGAGATGAGTGAGAAATTAAGGCCAGTTGAAGCCAGTTTCTGCCCcagaaggggcagagagggggGCAAACTCTTCAGCCCTTTAGCGTTGCTGCCCTCCCGCTGGCATCgccccctggctggcctggaaacttGTCTCTCTAGactccttaaaaagaaaataaataatggagCCACCTGGCCCATGTCTGTCAGCTGtatttcctttccagtttgttttCTACCTTCCTGTTCAGACAACACATCCCTGCCCTTGCTGAAGCTGACTGGGACTTGTACCTTAGAGAACCATGGGCTGTAGCATGGGCTCCATCTTACAAGGATCCCAGGGTATCCGTGGGGATGAGACAGTACCCTGTACAGATCTAAGGCAGTCTCAGTCACCAGCAGCCTGGGGAATGTAAGGAGATTTATGTGGCAATGCTCACATCCCCTGCCAGCTAGATTGCACCTAAGCTATGTGATCCTCACTCCTCCGTGATGTAGTGGCTGAGAGTGGACATAGTTACCGTCTGAGTTAAATTAAACAACTAGAATTTATCTTCTTCCTCACCCATGGTATTCACTATATTATTCTATCACAGGGCAACATTCCTCAGGAATCCTCAGATAGCCATTCCTAAGAGTTACATAGTGTCTAAGATATTGACTCCAGCTGAGTTGTGGCCGACATGCAGGACTTAATTGTAAACCAGATTCAAGTGGAAGGGCAAGACAGGTAACTAGAAAATTGAGTGATGGAGAGTCTGCCGTCCACAGCGGGGTGGGTCCTGCTTCCTCCTCACCCATCCGCCACCTCCCCAGAGTTACAGTCCTCATCTGTTTTAGTCAGGACAGTCTGTCCCCATTGTGGGGCTGGAGTGGGGACAAAAGGAGACAGTCCACAGAAAGCACAGGGCACAGACTTTCCAGGAGATAGCAACTGGTGTTCCATCTGCTACACGGAAGAGTGAATCACTAAAGGTTTAGATACCTTTGGAGGGACACAGATATGAATAAATTAGAATCAGGAGCTGGGGACTGGTTTCATTCTAAcactggccatctctccagcccgttaGATTAGCTTTCATAATCACCTCAGGGCTGCCTACctaggaatggtgccacccacagtagaCTGAGTCCTCCTGTATCAATAATGAAGACAGTTCCCCATGGACATGCCCACAAGCCAGTCTGCTCTAGGCAGCTCCTCCCGCCGGAAACCAGCCCAGCCTGGAACGGTTTGAAGTGGGACACAGCATAAGTCGTAGAGGtagctttaaagactgatggtctctgACCTTCTAGCCCTCTAACTATGCTGAATGCTTGCTGATAACttctgaaaaaaattctaaaaacttACTTGCTTATTCTGTGGCTAAAAAATGCTGGCTTGGGCAATTAACACCTATTGCCTAGCATCGGGGAATTTagtaaaaaatgtatttctctctcccttctctgtccagGCAGCCAGAAGCCTCTCTGGCTAGGCTGGTTAACTCCTTGTgaacaagagaggaaggaaaggaaaagaattaagatgctttatacaggcaaatatgcacagacatatatacattcacaaacacagacactctgTCCAGGCCTGATCATCTGTCACAAACAAGTATCCATGCatgcttatatacatacatatacttacacatgtacatatagacaaacaaacatatacattttagatggatggatggatgggtgggtgggtggatgggacaAAGCTCCCCAAGCCAAACCatccaacaactttatttcttttctctggtctttcTATTAGACCTTCTTAGACagaaagttctttagaaaattacctcagagataaaatgttacataaaatagGCGTTACAGAAGGATGTGATATTatgttcaaagcagtgtttcattctaatATGCTCATtctaagttcaaagcaacaggtTTTTCATGgccttgccttatcatagtgcacacctgtggctttatCTTTGaacctaaatgtttttccttaCACATAAATCTGTCCCAAGTCTATTTCCCTTTTTAGTGTGATTATGAAAgatcattgtatttcttattatgtgGCCTTTACTTAATAttatgaggagtgggcacattctgTTTTTGATTCTAACTTTGTTACATCCTTCTAGCAAAGTGTCTAAGACTATCTTTTAAAACTTGCTAAAATTTGGATCAAATCAAGAAGTCTATAGAATCATTATTTCATCTAAAAAGAATTAATTCATTAAAGTTTATGTTAATCTGCATGAAATCTAATCAATAGTGTGGGCTAATGCCCagggattattatattaatttaataatgacaggaaaggcatatcaactgcaagaagcaatcctgagatgaagtctctttgaGCTCACCCATGGAGCTCACCCATAGCAAGACCATGCGGAAATGGTGGGCCACCTCAGGAGGGCCAGCTGCTAGCCTTGGCctatcctagatggctcctgacatccTCCAATCTAGACTTATCTCTCAGGTGACTACAGATTGTATCAAGTTGTCAGCTAAGCTAACTAGGACACAGGAGTCTAGCCTCAGCGTGAAACATTGTAGCTGCTCAGTAACATTTGCCGGAGGAAGGAACCCGAGACTTTACATCACTGCTAGAGCAACCAGCCTGTGTCTTTCTCCCTTGAGGTCCTTGAACACGTGCCCCTGCTGTTGTACATCCTGGCAGCAAAAACCCTGATCCTTTGCCTGGCCTTTGCGGGAGTGAAAATGTACCAAAGGAAAAGCCTGGAAAGAAAACTGCAAGCTGAGAGGAAGAAGCAGTCggagaagaaagagaactgaAGAGATGTTAGAGGTACTGGGCTTTGCAAACAAAACCTGTCCAGAAGGTTGCAGTGCCCAACCTAGGATGTGGTGATCTGAAATCTCTGCATCCTTGCTCTGAAGGGCTGCAAGAGGGCACACGGGCACTGCAGCCAGGGTGCAAAGGCAGAGCCTCGGCCCTGCTGCTGACCATTTAGAGTATCCATCCTTGGCTCCGAGCCTGTTGTGCTGCTTAGTGGGAGGGCTTAGCTCAGGACCCTGACTCCAGCTGCAGACCAGAAAAAGCTCATTGCACTAAGACATGCGCATTTGgcggaggaggagatggagacacGGGCCAAATTAAGAAAGCCTGTTATCTTCGGGATGATGCCTGGCTGGCTCCCTGTTGGCAAATGATCCCTTCCCAGTCTGCTCATCATCTGGCCAAACCTCACCTGCCCACTTCTCCAGTCCTCTTCCTGTGCTCCTGTGGCAGAACTGTGCCCCTGTGGCATTTCTGCATCGCGGAGACTTTTATGCCCCCTGTGTTCCTAGCCAGCCCTTCCTGATATGTCCTCCCCAGGCATGGGGCTTGTGTATTAGCTGGTGCCTCTCTGTGCGCATGGGGTGGAGTGGAGGGCTCTGGCGCATGCGTGGGAAAGTCAGGACTCAAGGGTCCTGGGAGCTATTCTTAAGACCTTGCCACAGCCATACCTGATTATTTACTTCCGTGTACAAATCTGTCTCTTCACGTTATCAAGTGGAACTCTGAGCCTCTCTTAGTATCAGGATTCAAATATGGTGAGCAAGGATTCTTGATTCTGGTTCCAGAACCCAGCTGGAGATCAGAATTTCTATACACGGCTGCGTGGATTCCTGTGTTGCTTGTTAAGAGCATAGCTTCCCCAGGCTCAGCCTCAGGGCAGGGCACCGTGTCCACCGTTCAGTCTGGGCAGTGGTTCCTTTGAAAATCCAACAGGTGATTCTTATACAGTCTGCTCAGCTCCAGATTGCTATGGGAACCGCCTCTGGTGTCACGGCCCTGCCTACCTGATGCCACGCTCCTGAAAGCAGGCGCTTCCCTCAGACAGTCAAGCAGGCTCCTTGGTGACAGCGAGACTGGGGCAAGCATTTCACTGAGCATGGCATGCCTCAGCCCTCCTGACAATTCCCCAAGGTAACATCAGGCTGAAAGAACAGTAGAGAACAGGTCTGAGAACTGAACCACGCTACTCATGCCCCAGCTGTGCCACCTCCAAAGAGTACAGTAACGAGACTGTAGGAGCACTGCCGTATGCCACTCGCCCAAGCCTGCCGCCACTCAGAGAGTGGAGACTTTCCAGTCGGAGGAACTTACCACCGTGGCATCTTGCCTTTCAAAACTTGTCTTATTGattgaaaaccaaaaataaccaaGAAATGCTTGGTCTCAGTGCTACTTGGAAAAGAGGGGGTGCTTAGCAGTTTAAAATACCGAGGGCAGACAGCTGAGTTAAGTGTTGGTTAGGTTCATGATGCAGGCAGAGTCAGGGTGCCTGCCAGCTGAGAGGAGGTCAGGAAGCTCACGTGTGAGCTCATTGGCACCCGTTATGTTCACGTTTTCATTGAGCCAGTACCACAAGCGTGGATGTGCACACCGCCACGTAGAACTGACCCAGGAGCTAGCCTGTCTCTCAGGCTAGCTGCTTGACCAGACTGCGCTGAAGGAAGAAATCTGTGGTATCCAAACACACTGATTGGTAGATCAGGCTGAGTGGCCTCCTCTG from the Arvicanthis niloticus isolate mArvNil1 chromosome 12, mArvNil1.pat.X, whole genome shotgun sequence genome contains:
- the Smim11 gene encoding small integral membrane protein 11, which gives rise to MNWKVLEHVPLLLYILAAKTLILCLAFAGVKMYQRKSLERKLQAERKKQSEKKEN